The DNA sequence GTCAATTTGGTATACTGTACAACCGTTCCTATAttggctatatcggttactatTTAAAGCGAAACGCAATCCTGTATACTGTCAGCCGCATTTTTTGACGTAGCATTCAAATTTCAAATGAgcatattaaagttttatagttcattaaaaaaaatgttgttggagtacacttcagcctatcgcagttcacacCTGGACATAGGCCGGCGTGGTACGTCGgtggaatattttaattaatagtatagtaagttgaatttataatataataaaagtaagtagtttttttttaaagtacgtTTTTCATTGCTCAACTTATATTAACTTTGTGTGTACAGATGTGTAGGGTaaaatttaggtttttttttttaaattaatatataaaatggcAAGTTTACGTTTCTTTTGCATGATCAAAAATTTACTGCATAATTCTCAGCTCatattgaacatttttaatagtCATATGACTAATTTTTGCAATTCtttgatgttttatttattaatctaaacTAATTACAGAACTTTATACTCTTGTGATTAAACTGGAGGTATTGTTTAACCCTTTAACCACCATGTCATAATTCGCGTGAAGTGCCTGTAGCGCCAGCAACCTTTAGGTGCAATATTACATAGTGTGGTAAAGTTTAGTTATCgataaacaaagtaataaaataaataaaaattacaatattttaatcaaaggtttaatttctttattaagtatAGTATCGCACATAAATTAATCTTCAAACATACGTTAATCAGTCTTTAAACACACCTAATCAGTCTTGATTGttatttcttcataaaaaaattaatactctgCAGATGGACAAGGTCTGAAAGTTTCTTAATTTTGTGTTAATTCGTGTTAAGTCTTTTGCACGAGCATTACGTATTAAAATGATGTTCATATACCTACACCTATGACAGATATGGAAAAAAAACCTACCGATTCAATATCACTCTCCATTGAATTGCCACTACTACAAATAGCATTGTTTGATTTCTGAAATATATCTCATTTTAATTGAATGTTAAGTTCTTTAAACCTATATTTATTAGTTCTTCGTCATCGTATAACATCATCGACAACTACTAGACACTAGAAAAGAACTAATCATAAAGTGTGCACGTGTTATCATGGCGACGGCGCTAGCGCAACCGACGTTTATTCAAAATATGACTAAAATAGTTGATCATGAGCCGCACATAAAATTACGGTGATGGCATTCTCGGATCATCTGCACTAGTGACGTTCTGTTATAAGTcggtaatttatatttcttgttgacttctatatattatttcattttagctTATTATATTTTGGATTAGAAAAAATAGTCTTTAAAAaactatgaaattttaatgaatatttagttGATGGTTTGATAAAAAACcggatattttttacaaatgaatACTTACCTACTATTGTATTACACTCTATGAAAATATCCAACATTTTTTGTGAGCAAATAAAACATCGATCGATTTATTagtatgtattaaattaaattaagtattcTTATACTGAACTATAACTATACTGAATGAACCTCGCCTTTTCATTTCTCAGTAGTATCTTATCAGTCTAACAATTACAAgtaacattttacaataatagGAAGTAGGTATAACCGATTTcgtctaattttataattcatgcACCTATTACAATCAAACATTCACAAATCGCATGTCTGTAGTTGACATGTGTAAGTAATGCAATTGATACATTACGCGTGATATTACTCGAACATGAAATATGGCATCACACATTACGCGACGAAATGAAGTATTACACATCACACTTGACATTACGCGCTCTGTTCGGTCGGAATGTTGGATTTCTTATCTATTTGCTCTGTCTAACTTCACTTACTGAGTGAGACACGGTGATGCGCGGCGCACTTTTGCGACCAGTCGTAACCTCACTCTCTAGCTCTACATTATTCTCGTTAGTATGAGTGAGAGCGAGCTACTGAGCCGTGGCGTGTTTccgtcattttttttaagtgaaatatgAATCGTATTTAATAATGCTAAGGCTTAATATAGCACAACACTGtacgtaatactttttaataatgcgttacGCACTTGACTGCCGCTAAAATTCGAGTTCAAATTTCtgcttttgtatttattaaaatgttttgtttgtttatgttgcttgtgaaaataaaattataaatgaagtattgacataaaaaaagtaatcattgtatgtatataaagttgatttttaaatacgccAGTATTCATAGTCATTAGTTTATacctaatttatattataaactagctgcgtcccgcggtttcactcgcgtagTTCCCGTTCCTGTGATGattccgggataaaaagtagccttttTATCCCGGTATATATAGCCTCTCCAAGGTCTGTTTTATCTGTATACCAAAATTTGACAAATTCGGTTCAGCTGTTTTGACGTGAAAGAAGgacgaacaaacaaacacacatttataatattagtagggatgcgAAAGTAACTCTATCTACCTTTTACGTTttctgattttgatgaaatttggtatagtGATCGATGGGACATCCGAAGAGGATCAATAATCACATGGGGACCGAAACTAAACGGGTAAAATCGCGGATCACGGCTAGTATTAATTTAGTTGTCCATGTGTATTGCCAGTCCTAAGCCTGGAATAAATATCCCAATTTTCCTTGGGGTTTACTTAAGTATGAAGGGAAaccaactttttttacaaatcaaagctaattttagaacaaacttttgaaaaccaaacaaaaaaaaaaacaaaacaaatattatgaatttttagcCAGTTTCCACCTCTCATTTACCATTTTTATGCTAAAGTGATGTTTGGTCTGCTACGTAGTACACCGAACACCGTACACTTAAACATACTATAAGTACAAAATCTCATGGAATGTTTGGCGTGATGACAATTACGTGATATATAGCATTTCATAAGAAATATCTCACGCCGAACAGTACACATTTCGGGTAATGTTCGGTGTTATGGTGTGATGCCATATTACTCAGTACGAaatgtaatgtataataatattacattacattttgacGCACTGTTTTGCGCAAGTCTAGCCAACATAAAGAAAACATATTATGACATCTGTCAGAGGTAAAAAAACTGTGAATGGACTGTATTGTAGAGTTTAAATTTcacgtcatgtaaaaagaacgctggttgtcaaaatgcgcaaaggcgatttacagtgctgccaactcttgaaaaaactttttcgtactgtccattttttggaacagtcttatttggtaaacaactgaggtagggcacagcaggaatttcctgttcaaaatacggagcagcccgactggggtagtacctcgaccttacagaagatcacagcaaaataatactgttttcaagcagtattgtgttcctgttggtgagtaaggtgaccagagctcctggggggggattggggattgggtcggcaacgcgcttacgatgcttctggtgttgcaggtgtctataggctacggtaatcgcttaccatcaggtgagccgtaagcttgtttgccgacctagtgacatataaaaaaaaaaaacaaaccactgtcaatcgtaattcacgttttttccgcatttatcactcactttcacaacacatgagcatacggacacttgtaaaactccatttatctattatttatttcactaaaaaacaaaataatatcaatttatcattttaaacacataaaaactattaagatacgaatatcgagagtacagataattaatatttttgaatacgacatttcaataactaaacaatttgttattgcttttgtttaaaaaaaattgtaattttgtaaagtgataattattatacttatttagtccgaattattcgcactatTATTTCTAGTATtctttaatgtacctaccaataaccattatacgaagccgcaaGTGAAAGCccaattaaaacataaaacagtcgtacttttgtgcgcgagtatacccatgcgcaaacgcacccccgccagtttctttcagcgttctttttacatgacgcgaactataccttaCATTGAAAACGCCAGTGCTCACAATAGAATAAGGCGGCGATTTATGATGTCATATATTTCTCTAGGGTACTGCTACAGTACACTGGTAGTCCATAACGGAACGAATTTTTCTACAGTGATAGCACTGTGCAGTGCTCGCAGTGCATATTGGAACATACGCTAAGTcattctagtaaaatgtgttgATACTCgtaagtattgtattatatttaactagctgtacccgtgaTTTAGttcgtgtggaatttaacaaaaaaaaattaattcgcagaattttaaaataaataaacttctagaaagtagcctatgttactccttattacatcggctatcagccagtgaaagtcccgtcaaaatcggtccagccgtttcagagattagccggaacagacagacaaaaattgtaaaaaatgttattttgttatatgaaccgtgtatacatccatctgcatttagtaaaaagcggttattttaatattacaaacatacactccaattttatttatttttatagatttaatgttattttattataaaactatgtatattaaaatttagctcgcaatattatattagaaataaatcaaGGTCTCAAAAATGTCTTCTTTGCCTTTTTTATCGATAAcgatctacaaacaaaccggtaaaaacactatcgctcggcgacagcaaCTTCACGGAAATACtcggatcagtcgctcgaccgatccgcatattgtatgagggcgaacGGCCTGTGTTTGATAAACAAATCCGAAACTACACGACCGATAACATTTGTAATTAAGAAATATACAGTAATAATGTgagtaaaaaatacttacatataaaaggtcacgccatttttttagtaaatttgacgtggcgatctctttttgcagcaaaaaacagaacaattcgacatttttttgaaggacgttaattcaatcgcgcaactagatttagtttAGTGCGGTtccaactagttttattgttcgCGTAGGACCACTTGGACTTATActttgacagaggggaacgcctgtgtATGGCTATTCCCCTCCATGTTGCTCTATATAAGAGGACAACAAATAAGACTGCGATTGACCCCCCACCATGAGATTTACCTAGACGGTCTAGGATCTGAgatcttataataattataatcctatcaatatatatatatatatatatatatatatatatatatatatatatatatatatgtacctcATTTCATACCATCAGAGACCCTGAATTCGTTTCTGGTTTCTGTGCAGGGTAAAGGTCTTACTTATACCTTCCCTCCTTTTGATTAATtttgaaagatattttatagatttaatgAAATGCTGTGCCAGTTTTATGAAAATTTGCCCGTTGcgcgtaaaaaatatttttagctattCTCAATAGTTTCAGATGTAAGTAATTTAAGCCCAtctttaatgaataattaaaacatttatttattaaaaaaaaccaaatattaaacaaaaatatttctaatatccttatttatttataaaaatgttttagataAATCGCttcctttttcttttttgttggcaATTCTTGAGCCAAATTGCAGAGCTCGTTTTGGAAGAGATACTACTTTAGTTAGTCCTAGATGTAGTGATACAAGTCTTAATATCAACTTGTCACCAAATCCACATTCCAGCTTGTCACTCGGAAAGCATctgaaataaaatcttaaaatgttACAACCTACTGTTGTTGAACTTTTCAATACCATTAAATATACGTACTTAAGCCAtggttttagttttaatacatAATCAATATGGTCTTCATCCAAATATGGCATCCTTGGCTGCCTGCCATGATCACATATTACCCTGTTATCTCTTGCAAGATTTCTATATGAAATTCTCTTCCAATCCTTTTCCAATTCTTGAGCTAAACCAACCCAACCACGACGTCTAAATGCTTGTCTATGTCTCATGTAACCACCAAATAATTCATCAGCACCAGATCCTAGCAGCAGTACCTAAAAAGACATCTTTGATATgcaataatacttttaatttgtaggtaataaatgtttaaatgagAAATTACCCTACAAGGTGATACATCTAATTCATCTTCTCCTAGTGCAGCAAACCAAAAAGCTGATCCAAGACTTTCATCTAATACAGTACGTCTTGGATACACGAGATCTCCAATTATTGAACATTGATATTTCTCTAATTTTTCTCTGGGTATATTTACTTCCCGAAAATTCCAtttcctaaaatattttataatattcatttaataataatattattttatttataatatttaccttatataacatttatttatttaaatgaaaccttcattaattaatttatctaaaatatataaaaaatagtgaaaactTGGCAAAAAGTAAAGAAAGgtataaatacctaataaatcCTAATGGAcacaatattaaaaagtattagaaCAGAACCTGTATGTTTTGCTGCTAGAgcgatttattaatttttgtatagtaGTACAAACaattgtgatatttattttgcTAATAACTTATTAACTAATaccttattaataatatgattatatcctttaacataaaaaatcctTTCACAACCGTAACAACTACTTGTCAATCTTGTCTTGCTACTTACTATTGTATTTGCTTTTATAATTGAAatgcttgaaataaaaaatatttgatgtttTGTATTTACAACTAATTACCTTAAACTACAAATTGTTTTAAGTTCTTGAAATGATTGCCTGCCAGTTATTCTATCTGGCACATCATAAGAGTCATTATTGTTATTCTTAAATGCAACATTTATAAGGTCAATTGGTTGATCTTTTGGTACATATTTATCTGCAATTAGTGCTAGAACGGTACAATCTAAACCACCGGAAAATAATATTCCTGTTGTACAGTGACTGCATGACTCATCATTATTTATGCAGTTTTTACATCTTTGTGGTTGTGTTTCAATTCGAACTTTTAcacttttttctaataattttgatatatcttcaactgtttttaaaattatacgatttaataacaattttttcattattattaatttgtttttctcaCACTTAGTAATATCTTCTATTTCTTTTACAATATCTtcctgaaatattaaaaaatttgtttttgttattttaagcttttataatcctactaatattctAAATGCGAAAGTACTAGAACTGAACTTAACTAGTTGTCATAAAACTTGTGTTATTTAACGCATAGGCAACTTTTTATTCACATTCTTCAGAGATCAGAAATTACGTGGGGTTAAACACCGCACCAAAATGCATAGTAATTAGTTGATATTTTAGGTGATTGttgtagtttaatattttttatacaaacctcaTCAGTTACATTAAAATCTTGAACATTTCCAATGTCAGCAACAAGCTCATCGTCTGTTAAATATTGTTGTTCTTGAGCTATTTGTAGCCAATCATTGAGTGAATACATACTGGTAATGTCAATACTGTTCTTCCAAGAATACAAAGTTAACTGGTTTTTACATATTTCGAGTTCATAAATGTAGGCAGCTGATATTTCAATGCAGGGATATTTTCTACCTATAaagtaaattacataaaaattatgatgGAGGCATACTGCATAAGTAGCACTGCCAGatcagaataaaatatttagtactttataaaataatattaataataatttaggcTGACTCAGAATAAAAGACTCtcagtaattaaattttatagatattattttaatactaaattatatttctagtaactcaaattttatttaaatgtacatataatacTTTTAAGGTTTCATTTTGTAAATTGAACACAAGAAAGTAAAAAACTGTGTGAACTTACCCAATACACTACTAATAATGTAAGAGTTATCAGTTTTATGGAAAAGTAAGGAGTTACGTCCAATTCTGTCTCTTGAAAAATATAGAATTTGTCTTTGCTTGTCATAATAGACTAAGCTAAATGGGCCCTTAAATGATTTTACAGTTGAAATAATTTCTTGAGAAGAGGAACACTGAAATACATAACGTGTGGTTGTAATGAACAAATTGCATTATGTTagcaacaaaaacaaattattttgtgaaTTTAGTGGCACTGTATTTCATGcgagatattaccaattttttactaaaatagtttcttttttttaaagaaaaactatggaatttttgccgattcttctctgcaattaaaaattacattctgAATCTgtgatagcttcacttttagctgtaattaattagttaaaatatatacatatagcttgaggaaaagtgcttttgaagcctactaaagtaatttttgatttcaatttattcaaaacaaagtttaaaatataaagaaaccaTTATATTATCCTTGTCAGGATGTTATACCTGTATTAaggtgtattaaaaaatatataatttataaaacttacattACTTAACTTGTCTAACAAGATTTGTGTGTCacttaaattttgattaatagaCCATTTATGGTAAAAAATATCACCATTAAATAATAGAACACCGTGATCATTCTCAACAGGCTGCTTTGTAAGTAAAACACCTTGCATCCATAACACAGTACCGCACATGTATAGACTTATTGTATTGTTAACTTCGATATTAATGAAATGCGTGCAATCTGGACCTCTATTTTTTAAGCTTTGTATAATGTGATCAtcctaaaaaaataagaataatgaataaaacaatGAGAAAGATATGTTACGTTCAcgctaaataattttattaaaaagaaatacaaacatGAAAGACTGACTGCTTGGAATTTCGAATTTCACAAAAAATTCCACAcatgttcaaaataataattttacaagaaaaataaataaattattgtttaatcgaATACATATAATGAGAGataaagaaaaagtttttaataaatcggCGAATTACTTTCTTCTTATATTAACACagtaagtattaaaaaagtataaacatGTCAATTACATGTCAATTATCAAAAAGTGTTGATTAATCGAGTGATTGATTTAATGGGTTTCAGACTCAATTGTGCCAGTGGGACACGAATATAACCACGaaatataattacgtattttttttttttcatattttagcTGCTTTTGACCATATATAATGTACTCTGTGCTTTTGACAATGGATGAACGAAGACCAGTGTTGCCGTTAGGACAATCTAGTTTGTGGCTacatcaaagaaaaaagttgccagttttgtaaataaatcactttcgAAATTCCGCTAGAAGTGGCTAAAGTGTGCGTTTTCCAATTACAGAGCATAATGTGACTCAGTGGAACTtgaattagttttgaaatacacctaaaaaaactacgacgactttactttactttgaattactaactattagtatattactagctgtgccccgcggtttcacacgctttaatttaaaaaaaaatgcgtgttGCGTATGcgtaaacaataacaacattgAGCTCCGTTTGACATTTTGACACGAGTAGTATTGACGTTATGCAAAACAAACTAGGCTCAACAGCAATAGCAATACGGTCCATTTTCATTCGATCGAAACCTAAATTACGTTAAAGATAAACATTCATTCGGGAAGCCCCCTGCCATAAAGCGGACATTATTGGTGCTgcctaaaattaattatgtattttagtttggtagtattggtaccgtatggtggtatgtattagtcggtagactttttatagtaataaaaatatgtatgtattaacaatctaaaaagcagctagaagtagctagatttattttggtGGCTAAAATGGATTGTTTTTTGGCTAAAACCGTTGAAAATCCGCTAGATCTAGCCACAAAATGGCTAAAACGGCAACACTGACGAAGACGGAGAGTGGATTTTTGCATTGAGGTAGGGAAGGGCaccaaatatcgatatatcgaaatatcgatattttttcaaaaaaatatcgataaatatcggcgatatttttaatttcaaaatatcgataatcgctatttatttttaatatcgaagtcgatatttttttaaactatattatattttaaatgaattatgtattctacttttatttcaacatatggtccgttttatctgtaaatgaatataaaacagAGCGCGCGAGAGTTTGCGAGTTTTGGTATTAGTGCTGTCTATATCCCTCTGTAGTTTGTGAACGCAACCAAAAAACATGTCTATGGGTAGTTTcttaaaggggcctactcaaagcactgcctgcagggcctgcttgcagttactgccgcagaggatgttgctccacaaagcactgcaaatcatttacgcggcatacgttgtcgtgttcacttgtgttctctttgtccttgcctaaattcgtcagtttttataaatggctcctacattattcaaacaccaaaaatagcattgggtttgactgtattgagtacttgtagcgttcaaaagaaaaaaaggaagcactggtgtaaaaaagttttatatttttcatgtaaaagcgacataagcctgcgaccgcatatctttgttatgataatgatcgtggttagttttccaaagacatggcaaatccctatacaattagattacgtccctccacacgtctttttctcgctggctcatttttcttgaagaaaacagagccaaacaaatctataatataaaaatgaatcgctgaatgtgttgctaagcgcagaactcgagaacggttggaccgatttcgctaattctttttttaaaatattccttgaagtacgaggatggttcttacggagagaaaaattcaacaaaaaaatttaaatttcctgaaaaagtctaaaaacaacacttttctatactcccatacaaaagatttgtgataatacttaaaagtcaatttgaactttaataccagacgataaagtttgtgttaggcgatacgaagttcgccgggtcagctagtaatataataaaaccaaaccaactaaccaccaactaactgattaat is a window from the Melitaea cinxia chromosome 3, ilMelCinx1.1, whole genome shotgun sequence genome containing:
- the LOC123667803 gene encoding asparagine synthetase domain-containing protein CG17486, whose translation is MTLPLSNESWREIDVASLFTKDDHIIQSLKNRGPDCTHFINIEVNNTISLYMCGTVLWMQGVLLTKQPVENDHGVLLFNGDIFYHKWSINQNLSDTQILLDKLSNCSSSQEIISTVKSFKGPFSLVYYDKQRQILYFSRDRIGRNSLLFHKTDNSYIISSVLGRKYPCIEISAAYIYELEICKNQLTLYSWKNSIDITSMYSLNDWLQIAQEQQYLTDDELVADIGNVQDFNVTDEEDIVKEIEDITKCEKNKLIIMKKLLLNRIILKTVEDISKLLEKSVKVRIETQPQRCKNCINNDESCSHCTTGILFSGGLDCTVLALIADKYVPKDQPIDLINVAFKNNNNDSYDVPDRITGRQSFQELKTICSLRKWNFREVNIPREKLEKYQCSIIGDLVYPRRTVLDESLGSAFWFAALGEDELDVSPCRVLLLGSGADELFGGYMRHRQAFRRRGWVGLAQELEKDWKRISYRNLARDNRVICDHGRQPRMPYLDEDHIDYVLKLKPWLKCFPSDKLECGFGDKLILRLVSLHLGLTKVVSLPKRALQFGSRIANKKEKGSDLSKTFL